The Plasmodium relictum strain SGS1 genome assembly, chromosome: 9 genome window below encodes:
- the MyoF gene encoding myosin F, putative translates to MFKQKSLELRDINYIYENSLVWVNINSIKKKNIPLYREIFDYYKNKNTIFCFFKGKVKKFVSKNEVEIHIYIDDDYNSSKNNINYSITENVKYLLPMDTNFGCSDNTELIYLNPPNLLENIYQRYNKAYLNKENRNCIYTYIGYILLSINPYENFGIYDENYMNRIKEENNLFAIPHPFSIANDAYNCLIKEKISQSIIISGESGAGKTESSKQVLKYLTYLSFCHKEKKKNKKNFNKIENNNISNNNDFNKYNLHIKNDECDEYTLSDINYDYSNGIDKKKEKLNKFNNPNSNKNSLQKRIPSYEEKIQNSNPLLESFGNAKTIKNDNSSRFGKLMKLNYNEKGMLCSASIETYLLAKSRVVDVPYGESNYHIFYSLCQNEKLRSEFNLLPWYKYNYLKAKSKIKKFEEESENEKEDEIENEEEEEKDNMENKKKKKTKEKIKTKNIEKEKEKIENQKNKKNKNKSKLNYEEYINENNKNYKCLYDLDVIIKCFNSIGVFENEQKEIYKTLICILLLGNIDFIENENEEGTLEIKNMEVCENLNKLLEIKNENSDINKIVEILTIKKVRETQKNYTYQQAIYNRDVISKALYHLLFEYIISRVNDSLNTNENEEYFENNTEYNFESEANITNDEDFNEVKKKNENKKKRKRKSYKNKRNSSNYEDNEEENSNFNDKNYFIGILDIYGFENFSQEGINGFEQLCINYANEILHSFFLKQIIYNEQKIHYEENLCIEKLHYNDNSNVISLIGDSRDVSIYRILEDLALLISSNKSDEKNKNDLFFEKLNKSIINSAKYKCIVRNYKLSNNSFIISHYAGDVLYDSNDFFNKNVDILTNDIENFLSSCNSFISVNLLKRKKYESKKIKIKKESKAIELKIEETKLNKRKLSVKEMISNHEIELKNTYCNNANNVYKNKVKSIFSYFKKQLEMLTNKLDKTSSKFIRCIKPNQQKQARFFNKNLVLNQLVMSGMVDILNLMKNGFPCRVLYDDVWINYSHILQDEMKEFLTPKMFCEIVLKFLEINTSEYTFGKTKVFFRFGVLSIINEILNKNEEKKNKFIECVYKFWLYKRKRRLLNFVLYGCRLKILFKKQRAKKLIESGLNLYNNYLFKKKLHNIEKVILYYFNVYKQRIYFLKLRNSSLIIQKNFRKYILRKKYLYMKRQILFIQDYYLFQKYFKKRVNASNIIRKNWIMYITKSDYKYVLKNIVKIQRAFKKYMKKKYINYCLKIANIDHQKKTNNTLIKNEIKEEEKKKNYFTSLSKKFNENDRVGSFIYIETKKHRHSFAMGEKLNNFSKTKNNFKRRKTWDTSESALKYKYDTIHTFKYKHQTNIKNENEDFRNCITNEKNTLKEENRNSYVEDKPFISVGNIIKSEKSKIKGPTNSIFNNKNVNKTNIKNKFRFSNLSICSGNSHSHLKNSNCRNDTLKFHKTNKNQMKRKTYNHANMKVDFISSYKREKKKVSNFIKNTIYDRYIDKYKQNHIDKQKGKKKKSMYIKSNYSNISNIYSVYKPTKTEKLKEQYNFDLTDELIIPEDFYVCESYIPEPNIEQENNENYLLLCNYLDNNLDSKIPLIELNVFKC, encoded by the exons ATGTTTAAGCAAAAATCTTTAGAATTAAGagatataaattatatttatgagAATTCATTGGTATGGgtaaatataaattcaattaaaaagaaaaatataccGTTATATAGAGAAATTTTTgactattataaaaataaaaatacaatattttgtttttttaaaggaaaagtaaaaaaattcgTTTCTAAAAATGAAGTAGagattcatatatatatagacgATGATTATAAttcttcaaaaaataatataaattatagcATAACAGAAAATGTGAAATATTTATTACCAATGGATACGAATTTTGGTTGTAGTGATAATACTGAATTAATTTATCTTAATCCTCCTAATTTATTAGAAAACATTTATCAAAGATATAATAAAGCTTacttaaataaagaaaatagaaattGCATTTATACATACATTGGATATATATTGTTGTCTATAAATCCTTACGAAAATTTTGGAATATATgatgaaaattatatgaatagGATAAAAGAAGAGAATAATTTATTTGCTATACCTCATCCATTTTCAATAGCTAATGATGCTTACAATTGCTTAATTAAGGAAAAAATAAGTCAATCAATAATTATAAGTGGAGAGAGTGGTGCTGGTAAAACAGAATCATCAAAACAagttttaaaatatcttaCCTATTTAAGTTTTTgtcataaagaaaaaaaaaaaaataaaaaaaattttaataaaatagaaaataataatattagtaataataatgattttaataaatacaaTTTACATATTAAGAATGATGAATGTGATGAGTATACTTTAAGTGATATAAACTATGATTATAGTAATGgcatagataaaaaaaaggaaaaattgaataaatttaataatccAAATAGTAACAAAAATTCTTTGCAAAAAAGGATACCTtcatatgaagaaaaaatacaGAACAGTAATCCACTATTAGAATCCTTTGGAAATGctaaaacaataaaaaatgataacaGTAGTAGATTTGGTAAATTAATGAAACtgaattataatgaaaaaggaATGCTATGTTCTGCATCTATTGAAACATATTTACTGGCAAAATCGAGAGTTGTTGATGTTCCATATGGGGAAAGtaattatcatattttttattcattatgtcaaaatgaaaaattaagaagTGAATTCAATTTATTACCATGGTATAAatacaattatttaaaagcaaaaagtaaaataaaaaaatttgaagaagaaagtgaaaatgaaaaagaagatgaaatagaaaatgaagaGGAAGAAGAGAAAGATAAtatggaaaataaaaaaaagaaaaaaacaaaagaaaaaataaaaacaaaaaatatcgaaaaagaaaaagaaaaaatagaaaaccaaaaaaacaaaaaaaataaaaacaaaagtaagttaaattatgaagaatatataaatgagaataataaaaattacaaatgCCTATATGATTTAGatgtaattataaaatgtttCAATAGTATAGGGGTATTTGAAAATGAgcaaaaagaaatttataaaacATTAATTTGCATTTTGCTATTAGGAAATATTGATTTCATTGAGAATGAAAATGAGGAAGGAAcgttagaaataaaaaatatggaaGTATgcgaaaatttaaataaattattagaaataaaaaatgaaaattctgATATAAATAAGATTGTAGAAATATtgacaataaaaaaagttagaGAAACACAAAAAAACTATACATATCAGCAAGCAATTTACAATCGTGACGTGATATCAAAAGCACTATATCATTTGCTATTTGAATATATAATCTCACGTGTAAACGATTCATTGAACACAAACGAAAACGAAGAATACTTTGAAAATAATACTGAATATAATTTTGAAAGTGAGGCAAATATAACAAATGATGAAGATTTCAATGaagtcaaaaaaaaaaatgaaaataaaaaaaaaagaaaaagaaaatcatataaaaacaaaagaaataGTTCAAATTATGAGgataatgaagaagaaaatagtaattttaatgataaaaattattttataggTATACTAGATATATATggatttgaaaatttttctcAAGAAGGAATAAATGGTTTTGAACAACTGTGTATTAATTATGCAAATGAAATATTacactctttttttttgaagcaaataatatataatgaacAAAAAATTCATTATGAAGAAAACTTATGCATTGAAAAGCTGCattataatgataatagTAATGTTATTTCATTAATAGGAGATTCAAGAGATGTTAGCATATATAGAATACTAGAAGATTTAGCTTTGCTAATATCATCAAATAAATCTgatgagaaaaataaaaatgatttattttttgaaaaactAAATAAAAGCATTATTAATTCAGctaaatataaatgtatagtaagaaattataaactttcaaataattcttttataatttctcATTATGCGGGTGATGTATTATATGATTcaaatgatttttttaataaaaatgttgaTATACTTACAAATGATATTGAAAACTTTCTATCCAGCTGTAATTCATTTATTAgtgtaaatttattaaagagaaaaaaatatgaaagtaaaaaaattaaaattaaaaaggaatCAAAAGCaatagaattaaaaattgaagaaacaaaactaaataaaagaaaacttTCTGTTAAAGAAATGATATCTAATCATGaaattgaattaaaaaatacttaTTGTAATAATGCAAATaatgtttataaaaataaagtaaaatccATATTCTCCTACTTTAAAAAACAATTAGAAATGTTAACAAATAAATTAGATAAAACATCGTCTAAATTCATCAGGTGTATTAAACCAAATCAACAAAAGCAAGCaagattttttaataaaaatttagttCTTAATCAACTAGTTATGAGCGGAATGGTGGACATTTTGAATCTAATGAAAAATGGATTTCCCTGTCGCGTTTTATACGATGATGTTTGGATAAATTATAGTCATATTTTACAAGATGAAATGAAAGAATTTTTAACACCGAAAATGTTTTGTGAAATAGTATTAAAGTTCTTAGAGATTAATACTAGTGAATATACCTTTGGAAAAACTAAAGTTTTTTTTCGTTTTGGGGTTTTAtctattataaatgaaattttgaataaaaatgaagaaaaaaaaaataaatttatagaaTGTGTTTATAAATTCTGGTtgtataaaagaaaaagaaggttattaaattttgttttatatggTTGCAgacttaaaatattatttaaaaaacaaaGAGCAAAAAAACTAATTGAATCCGgcttaaatttatataataattatttatttaagaaaaaactacacaatatagaaaaagttattttatattattttaatgtatataaacaaagaatatattttttaaagttaaGAAATAGTTCGCttattatacaaaaaaattttagaaaatacattttaagaaaaaaatatttatatatgaaaagacaaattctttttattcaagattattatttatttcaaaaatattttaaaaaaagggTTAATGCTTCTAATATTATTAGGAAAAATTGGATAATGTATATTACTAAATCTGattataaatatgttttaaaaaatatagtaaaaataCAGAGagcatttaaaaaatacatgaaaaaaaaatatattaattattgtCTAAAAATTGCTAATATAGatcatcaaaaaaaaactaataatacacttattaaaaatgaaataaaagaagaagaaaaaaaaaaaaattacttcaCTAGTTTAAGTAAGAAATTTAACGAAAATGATCGTGTAGgatcttttatatatatagaaacaAAGAAACATAGACATTCTTTTGCT ATGggagaaaaattaaataatttttcaaagaCTAAAAACAACTTTAAAAGAAGGAAAACATGGGATACAAGTGAAAGCgctttaaaatataaatatgacACAATTCatacatttaaatataaacatcaaactaatattaaaaatgaaaatgaagatttCAGGAATTGTATaactaatgaaaaaaatacgttaaaagaagaaaatagaaATTCTTATGTTGAAGATAAGCCATTTATTAGTGTTGGTAATATAATAAAGAgtgaaaaaagtaaaataaaggGACCTACCAATTCAATttttaacaataaaaatgtcaataaaacaaatataaaaaataagtttCGATTCAGTAATTTAAGCATTTGTAGTGGCAATAGTCACAGTCATTTAAAGAACAGTAATTGTAGAAATGATACATTGAAATTTCATAAAACAA ataaaaatcaaatgaaaagaaaaacttATAATCATGCTAATATGAAAGTTGACTTTATTTCAAGTTATaagagagaaaaaaagaaagtttccaattttataaaaaatactatATATGATAGATATATAGATAAATATAAGCAAAATCATATTGACAAACAAAAggggaaaaagaaaaaatcaatgtatataaaaagtaattatAGTAACATCAGTAATATTTACAGTGTTTACAAACCTACAAAAactgaaaaattaaaagaacaaTACAATTTTGATCTAACAGACGAG CTTATTATACCTGAGGATTTTTATGTTTGCGAGTCATACATACCTGAACCAAATATTGAACaagaaaataat GAAAACTACTTATTATTATGTAATTATTTAGATAATAATTTGGATTCTAAAATACCGTTAATAGAATTAAATGTTTTCAAGTGCtag